GTATATTTTCCAGAAAGCCTTCACTGGTGagctattaatgaaaatatttcaagaactgTTCTATTCATACTTGCGCACAAGTCTCAGGTCTAACGCATTGCTTTCTAATGCTATGCAATTCCCTTCATGCCTCCccttctgagatttttaaaaaatgttgtcagTTGCCTTCAGATGTAGGTCTGACCGACTGTTTCAGGCTTAGTGTGCCAACAGCTACTCAACAGCCACAGTCTATCAGTTTGATACAAGCGGTTCTGCGGGTTGTGGAATGGAATAGGATGCAGAACTTCCATCCAGTATCCTGGGACTGGCCATCCTTGCTATGAAAAGAGAGAGACTGCCTCACCTGGAGCACGTACGAGACTGgacttttctttttgattaaTCCAACAAAGTGTACTTCAGAGCTCTCCAAACACCGAAATCTCAGTATTTCCCCTATCTCTTCTTCCCCTCTTAGTCACTAGGGCTAGAAGATTACCATatggattcccccccccccccattcacATTTATGAATTCCAGAAGGTCCTTTTAAACAAATCCAATCAAATTTAACCAAATCTGATTTGATTAGGCAAAGGGAGTTCTAGGCTTCCAGATCCTCCTCATTCCATTACTTTTGTTCATCGATGGTTTTCTTGAAAGTAGCAAGAGTTTGTTTATATTAAGATTTCTCGCAATAAGTGGCATgcaaaaattaattatatttctaAATGCTTATATTTTGGTAATTTCTGTAAGCAGACATAATAGTATCGGGAATTAAACGTAAGAGGGAAGTAAAAGTGTAATGGTTTACTTCAATAGAAGGAAGGCTGCATCATTCTCTTAATGATGTACTGAGACCAATTAACCTTATTGCACCTTCTTACATGCCTTCAAAAGGGTACCGGAGCATCAATTTGGACACATGTTCTTAAGAGGCACCGGTGGAGTCAGGTGATCAACTTCAAGATTAGTACTAATACACTACTGAAGTAACAACactagcatttaattttaaagtaaccaATAGTACATCTTACTTAAGTACATGGTAAAGCTAACTGACGGATATGCAGTTTTTAAAGTAAGAACTGCTTGTTTAGGGGGAAAAGATTCTCTTTTCCTATTAAGATATTTCTGTCACCTGTCGTTTTCCTTGATTTCTGTCAAACCATGGAAAAACTGATCAAAGAACTGCTAAAAGGCTTCCTCTGACATATAGCTTATTTTATTACTAAGagaattaaaccttttttttttcaattgtggAAAAGTACATCATTTCCATAACTGGAATGGAGTTTTCATGCAGTTGTTCACAAGGAAAACTTAATTAAAAGGACTAGCCTGGTATTAAAATCAAAGCACCCATTTTTAACAGTTTGCAGTCCGCTATGAAACATACACATATTCCAGGGACCCATTTCTGGAACACTAGTTTTATTCTTTCCTCATGAAAGTCACAGCTGAGTTTCATCACTGTTACTTTAGACTGATACTGAAAGACGCTCACCCTCCTCCTGTtaccccagccctgctctcatCACACCCCCAGCAGTTCATTTCTGTCCAGTGGCTCTTTCTTGGTACCACCGCTAGTATTCCTGAAGCCACACAATAAATCTGATCGGGGGAAAAGCAATCCAAATCAAAACTAagagtcctttcctttttctctcccgcAAAGAAAAATTTCCCTCATGCCTTTAGGAGTTGTGTCTTAAAACGTAGGTGGTTTTGCAGTTACATTGGTTCCTATGCAAGTTACCCTAGGTTTGCTCAGTCTATCTAAAATATTCCTCTTGAAGCTGAAGTTATGTCCAAACTTTCAAAACAAAGCTCCTCATGGAATCTACCCTAATCACAGAAGGAACACAATTCTGAAAAAACAGTATGGTTTCTTTGTACCAAGTCTAGCTGCCTTAATTTTCGAAAGGATCACTTAAGGATACCAATAAATTTGTTAATAAGACCTGAAAAACCCTACATTATTTAAAAACTCCCTTAATATATACCAGACAATTTTttacatttgcattaaaaaagcaaaatcgTATGTATAATCCAGGTAATTGAggtcatatatataaaaatttattagACAACACAATTTAAGGTCTCCATCAGAAAACTACATACCATTTTTGTGAAATCCCTgaacttgattttcatttttatgtttccaGGCAGAAATGTTGCAAGTTGCATTTTGACCAAATACTGTACTATGTGTTTTTGCTTTTTGGAAACAGGATTGCTTCTCTGGAGATTTTACTCTCACCAACTGATTGTCCTTATGGTTTAAAATGGAACACTCCTAGGTTAATaaggaaaagttaattttaaaaccattttcacAAAAATTCCCCAAAAGAAACAAGATCCAAACTTACTATCCGAAAATTTCAAGTTAATACTTTAGCCTCCCATCTCTccccttctgaaataaaaaagaaatgaaagatagTGTTTTCTCTGCACAAATCTTTGAGACATGCTGTCAGCAAGAACCTCCTTTCAGAGCACACATGCTCTGAATGAGCCAGACTGGATTCTTTCAGCCAGCAATGTCCACgattttttctcttcattctctGTGGGTTCTCTGTTGTGAGAGTTGAATGAAGTACTTAATGCCTCCACACTGAAATCCTAATCCAAAATGCAAAGTTGGGCTTAGTTAGGATCTAGCAGTTGAAAGACTAGCAGTGGGAGAAGACAGCTGCATGATGTTGGTGAGTCTCTAGGACAGGTTTGATATTAGACAATTGATTCTGATGAATACATTCACGTGTATAATCCATGTCCAACAGGGTGACTGGGGCAAGACCTCAGCGTAGAtggacatttttaaaagttaaagataaaaatatccaTCTATTCTTCCTGTAAGGGCACAGTTATCCTAATCTTAAATGAGCAGAGTTCAAAATTTGATGTCAATGGTCTGTAAGACACCATCAATCTGCTCTTTACCTTGGCAGAGAAGTGGCTATTGGCATGTCAGATACAGAAGTGAAGTCAGGGCTGAATGGACTTAACTTCAGAATTTTATAATCTGGTACTACTGGTCAGTACTGTCTCCCGTTCAATGACTCTAAACAATGCCAAGTAGCAGACCATGAACTATTAAGTTTATGACACTGTAAGACCGTAATTACTAAGTGAGAGGAGATGATCTTTGTGCTCTCCTCTAAAGAGACTAGCCTTGCTTCCTGTTCTCTGGAAGAAGTAGAACCCCTTCCCATCAGTCATAAGATTAAGACCTTGGGATCCTTCCTAGATATGTATTGTCTTttgtagtttgttttgttttgtttttaagataggTCATCAAAGGGCTTGTAATCAAAAGACTGTACCTAACCAGAGAGTTCCCCACCAAGTCAGCATGCCAGGTATGGCCTAGGAAACTTGAAGCTAGTTTATGAAAAGAAGTGGCGGACAATTTTCCCCCAGAAATGCACTTCTCCACAGGCACACATTTTAAAACTtggcaataacaaaaaaaaaaaaaaaaagagcaataacAACAGAAACAAATATAAGAGACAGACATACATCACAAGCCACGAGCAGCCTCACAACTACCTTTTATGCACATACTTGTTTCCTCTGAAACTACCTTTGCCTTTGTCATAGAACACATTAATTTTATTGCCAGCTTATAATATTTGTCTTGCATTTATTCCTTGTTTTCAACATAATACTTGATGCAACATTCTCTCTATTATCACCTGACCGCCTCTCCCCTCACTCAGGCTCCCTGCAACTGAATAAAATAGGGAATGGATGCTTTAGATGGGAAGCCTATCACTTTTGTATCACAATTTAACTCCTACCTTTGTTCTAAGAAGCTGAGATTTATTCTGAAACATGTTAGTATTCACATCATTTTCTCTGCAACTGTTTTCAGCCCCCGCAGTATCCATAATGCTGCTTCCACAAGTCTGTGTATTATAACCACTGTCCACCTGAAATCAAGAAGCAAGGCTTTAAAAAGGAACTGCAATTTATCACCAATAAACCCCTCAGATTCCCGTACCTGGCATGACTTGCATTTGATTAACAGAACTTAATCCAACAAACCAACTACCACCAGTTAACAACAAAAGCAAATTGTAAACAGGTCTGTCAGAATTAGTTTGAATTAAGTTAAACGTATTGCTTTAACACagtaacacaaaaataatttgtaattgcTATGCTGATTCCACTGAGAGAGGAAAAACGGGGCGAGGGGGAAGGAATGAAAGTCACAATACCACCTGCATGCCACATCCAATAAGAGAAAATAGACAATTACTTCCAGAATGGTATACGTACTAAAAGTTAGCAGGTCGAGCTCAGTTttacagagaagcaaaaaaagatttttatttttacctgaatACTACTGTTGTCACAAGGAATCGCGCTGCTTTCTGCAAGAGGTGACATGCACATGCGAGAGTTTTCAATACTGAAAGTAATCCCTGTCATAAAGCTGGTCATTGGTGCATTGCTATTGCCAATTGTTTCTTTTATCCAAGTGTTTTCCTCTGACACTTCAGCTGCATCAGCCATATCTAcagtattattttcctttgagCCTTCTATATCCTGAAATGATGACAACCTTTGATGACAAGCTTCCGAGTGATCTGGTGCAATAGACACAGTTGCTACCACAAGATGTGTACCATGTGCAAAAGTATCACTGTCTTGCTGACGTAAGCTTATTCCATTATCCATTTCTGGGAACCGAGCTTCTGCTGGAGAGgcattttccttgtcttcctcATCCTCACCATGATTTTCAACTGCAATTGGTATCCTAATGACAGAAGTCTGATACTGGGCAGTTCTTCTACATGCTCCAAGCCTCATAGGAGAACAATTTTTAATCGGAGAACAACCATCTATATAAGGACTTCTTGTACTTGGGGGTGTCATTCTATTTGAGGAAGAAGGAATATCTGGAGAACGAAATGTAAATTTTCTTTGGTCTGTCCacagaagaaagacaaaaaaaaaagggaacaaagttATTCTATTAGATGATGGAGTTAACGACATCATTCTCAAAACCCAAAGTCCTTGGAATAATTATAGCCAACCACATAGTATTTCACTCAGTACTGCCTCCCAGCTCCAAGGGGGAGTTTAAACTGCATTTAAACTATCATGGTAAAGGCAAGTTTTTATCCCATTTTTACCACCAAATTTGTTTCCTATGACATAGTTTGTTGTATCAGAGGCCTTGCATTTTCAAATGGCAATACCACACACTGTTCACAGGAAAAATGTGCGAAGGCTGGTTCTGTGGCCTTCTTccgaaaaaaaaaacaaaaaaatataatgacaCATATTCtataggcatttaaaaaaatttgggCTAGCaataaaattttcaagaaaatcaAACCTATGCAGTCTCCATATATAACGGTGTTGAAATACCACAAGGCTTATCAGAGCAAAGTCACATACGAACATGGCGTTATGTCTTTCCAGGAAATGGACGAGAcacaaaatactgacattttctaGAGTAACAAGGACACAAAATGTTGATGATTTCTTCACTAGtcagtttcatttcaaataatCTTGATGATCTTGACATGATTTGAAAACTCAAGCTAAACATTCTTTGTCCAATTAAAATGCTTCAGGTTGGGCCAAATCGGAATTGTGACCTGACTTATGGCTTTGAACCCCCTCCTCATACTAGATTAATCCTTTAAGTTTTCTTCATTCCTACTAGGTCTCAATTCCTTCTTCTAAAACATTTTCCCTAGTTGATTTTTTGCAAGCAGATACACTTCACTGTTTCACATCATTAAGATATTTCACTGCTGAACAATAAATGTGTCAATATAGGAGGAGACTGCTGGTCTGCCAAGCACCGTAACTTGTCTCCGAACAGAAAAAAGTTCCAGTAAGAATGCAGCAGTTTTTATAATCAAAATATATAAATCAAGAAAGAATAATACATATACAATTAAACCATACCTGACAGTGGCGTCTTTCTTATGTGAAAAGCAATTGGTGAAAAAGTAGGAGAACCATTATGTGCAGGAGAGCCCTCTGGAAATGTGGGACTGGTTATACTTCCAAGACTATAAGCCCTTGTTCCTCCCTGAATAGGACTTGAGGAAAACTGACCcttcagttaaaaaacaaaaagaaaaaaaaaagaaaggaaaaaaagcatattttcataATGTAAACTTTgattaatatgtatatataaaaagtgtTCTAATTAAAAAGCTTAATATGGCAGCACTGGGGAAAACTAATCCTGTACAACTGTACAATGACAATCTCTGTCATTAGTTTAGCTGAAATATTCCAGTTGCAACTCTTCACTTGGACTTTATGCTTCCACATAGGAAAAGAGCAATGGACTCAAACTGTCACATAATACCAACCAGGACTATAATATCCGTTATATTTAAGAACTGTGATAAGCCTAAATAGGGAATTAATGCTATCTGTGTATATAGTCATATATACATTACTCATAACAATGCAGAAGAAAGCCAGCCACTATTTATATTTTGATGGAATCCATATTATCTGAATTATTTAACTCCGAAGCAGACACAAtacttttcctgaagaaaaaagaatagtGGTTGTGATCTTGCTCAAGAGTATGGTACAAAAAGAAAAGTCACTTCTAGCAGTATAATTATGTTGTAGGAATTCTTTACTAGGTTACCATAGtgaggacttcttttttttttaagccacacTCTTGCTGGGGTACCTTTTTTCCTTAGGCACTTCAGCTGCCAAACATATGAAACCATACCACCTAAACCAGTTTAGCTGTGCTATGTCCACCTGGGAATAAGATTCATCtggcttaatttaaaaaacagacattaTGTTCTGTGTTCTAATAAATGTCTATTCATCTCAAATCTCTGgtcaatggaaaagaaaaaaagcatatttagcaCTGTATTCAAAGATCCACAAGTCATTTCTTCCACCATAAATGAGTTTATGAGCTATAAGGAAAATAATCCTATCACCTGTTCATATCAACAAGTATTTTACATAGCAGTTCATGGATTTAAACAGGCCTTTTTTTGTATACATGTCATGAAAAAATTGGTTTCAACATGCTTTCAGCAAGTCTTGCACATGTATCAATTCCTACTTCCTTTTCATAACATAAAATTAAAGCATAATTCCTTCTATACAAAAGAATAGCAGCACAGCATAATTTGATATAATAAAAAGTCAATATATTctttcaagactttttttgttCACATAaattttttctgaaattagaatttgaaaaaaaaaaaccacaaaacccaaaacaacaaacacctTTGGTCTAATACCTACTCTCTCATAAAGTAGTTGTAACTTATTAAAAACATGGTTGTTCATCTTGTGAAGTCTGTTAGAACACAGAATCGGTACAGCCCGCTCTAAGAACTACTCTTGTGTCAGCTACGTCACACACCATCCAGCCCCCAAAACAGGCTACTTACTGAACCAGATGTTTCCAGAGGGCTTCTGCACCGGACTGGAGATATGTCAATTGAACAAAGCACTCCAAGTGGCTGACTACCGCATGGACTATGCAGAGACGGGGACAAACACTCAGATACActtccattttcttctaaaaacagcTTTCTTCTGAGTGATGAAGAGCTCAGATTTTCCTGAGACTGATCTGCAAATTCATCAGTTCTAAAATATTCACCTAGAAACGTGGAAGAGAAGTCGTTTCCAAtaagaatgcaagaaaaaaaaaatatcttccaCTACAGAGACATATATaactaaattaaaacatttaatctaATTTACCAATACAGCAAGGAATTAATCTAATTTAGGCACCTATCTCAAAGGATCACTTTTTGTTATCATTACAAAAAGTCCACTTTGTCTACCGAGGTTCCACTTCTGCCTATCATCCTTTAATACTaacatctgcatttaaaaaaaaccacataaataTTGGCTAGCATCTATTTACTGGCCTTTTCCCAAAATTGTATTCTTCTTCACATTTGAGTTGTGAAAAAGGGGTTATTATACTACCCAAGCAAAACTAGACCTTTTTTCAGGTCTCACATATGCTTTGATGGTCATCATAACACATCCAAAGGCAAACTAGATTGAACTCGAAGAAAGTCAAAGCAGTTAGCAGTTTACAGTAGAAGAACATACAGATGTTAACAAAGACCCATTAAAATATGCCGAGaccagattattttaattttttgctctTGCTCCATTCTAATTGGATATTTCTTGtagaagaaatttttcatgaaTTCACAAACTATGCATTGATGGAAGCATTTGTTAAGATGAAACACAAAAGCAATAAACAtggttctgtttttctgttttaattttgacGACCCACAATCAGCGTTGTGAACTTCAATACTGGGATAGGAGCATGCAACCAAAAACCTCTGAGCTGGCTATACCCACTATTCCCATATATGAGCTGTAACAACAGGCCTTTCCAGCCCCCTTGTCTGAGAAGCTGGCAGCAATCGCTTGATATAGCGGTTATAATCAGACAGTTAATTTGGACTCCTGTCTCCCCACTTAGCGGTCACAGCTTTTTTGCCACCACACAACTTCTAGTCACCACCATGGCTTCGGTTAAATTAAAGGCACAGAATTATAGCATAGCTTTGCTCAAGGCAAGGTTGGGCTATGAGCCTCATGGCCAGCAATCTCCAAGTCAAACAGCTCTGCTAAGTTAAATAACTGCTCTATTTGAGGGAGGCAGAAGCGTCTTCTGCCAACTACCTTTTATGCATTCAGAATTGTTAATCAATTTCCAATTGTTCTTCATATCCCTCCTCTTTTATCTTTATGTCTACATTCAAATCATATCACTTAAGTCAGATGTCCCATGCAACACGCAATAACTGTCTATTTAGAACACATACTTAAAACTTTCATTCATATATTAGGTTTTCAATATTtcataagacaaaaaaaagcaaacaacacaaaaacaagTTTTCTATTTAGATATTCATAATTAAATTTAGGTATTACATGACATACCTAGTATTTTCTCTAAATTAAAATCCACTGGCAAAGAGAGTACTGTCTGACAAGCAGCTGCAAtgaataaaaccaacaaaattagCTTGCAGGGACTTTTTACTAAAactatagaaacaaaaattcactTTCAAATTGCGTTGCAATTGAGCTATTTAAGTTACAGTTGCAATAAGGAAAAGTGTTAATTAAAGCTAGGATTCTGATTTGACAACACTATATGCAGCACACTCGGGCCTAGAGATAAAAGAACAAGGGTTACAACATAAAAGCCTCTAGAGAGACATTCTTAACTGAGGAGAGAGATCTCTGAAGAAAGGAAGGATTCAAAAGGAAATGGGAGAAAGATCATCAAAACACCCTGGGGAAAAACACGGCCTATTTATCTAAAATGAAATCGTTTAAAAGATGTCTTAAGATTTCTGCTATTTATTTGGCAGAGAAAATAATCAAGATTCTCTAACCCAAAATGATCCAATACATTAAAGGTTTCTTGAAACTGTAATTTACCCATAAACCTGAGGCTTATATTcactttttaattcagaaaaagtgCATACATTGAGTTGGAAAAAATGCACTGTATGGTCTACAGAAGACTTCagtttttacttctgaaaaagtATGAAAGAGTATAATAGAATTAAATTACTACGAGAAGTGGACATTAAAATTAATAGTACGATACAgttcaagaaaaattatttctacaggaatattaataaaaaaacattcctttttgaAATTAAATAGCCATTAAAAAATGGGTTATTTTGCTTCAGAGGAAGCCTGTAATTTCACACATTGCCTTTTACCCACCATTGCTTTTCCCAGGCTGCAAAGTTAGCTGTCTTCCAATTGGAGAAATGGTATTTAGATCTATGGCTGCAAAACATATAAGAACTTAAATTTACGCATGCATTGCACATAGAGTTTTGAAATCTAGCAGCAGTAAGGTTAGAATATTTAATACAACTAAACAAAATTTTTGCATTAAAGTTTGGAAGAGATTAG
This genomic interval from Calonectris borealis chromosome 1, bCalBor7.hap1.2, whole genome shotgun sequence contains the following:
- the BORA gene encoding protein aurora borealis, producing MGDTKEAKMQITPETPGRVTVLNPFESPSDYYTLQEQIVSSPSVFKSTKSSSTPGKFRWSIDQLALINPVEIDSEDVRRQAMYLSHARLDKETEDRRQKAIEEFFTKRLIVPSPWTEHEGKQVSQFNSTKSIDLNTISPIGRQLTLQPGKSNAACQTVLSLPVDFNLEKILGEYFRTDEFADQSQENLSSSSLRRKLFLEENGSVSECLSPSLHSPCGSQPLGVLCSIDISPVRCRSPLETSGSGQFSSSPIQGGTRAYSLGSITSPTFPEGSPAHNGSPTFSPIAFHIRKTPLSDQRKFTFRSPDIPSSSNRMTPPSTRSPYIDGCSPIKNCSPMRLGACRRTAQYQTSVIRIPIAVENHGEDEEDKENASPAEARFPEMDNGISLRQQDSDTFAHGTHLVVATVSIAPDHSEACHQRLSSFQDIEGSKENNTVDMADAAEVSEENTWIKETIGNSNAPMTSFMTGITFSIENSRMCMSPLAESSAIPCDNSSIQVDSGYNTQTCGSSIMDTAGAENSCRENDVNTNMFQNKSQLLRTKECSILNHKDNQLVRVKSPEKQSCFQKAKTHSTVFGQNATCNISAWKHKNENQVQGFHKNGM